GTTTTAAAGGTTTGGAAAAAATccgttttttcttttaatttttccgcagatatttttgattttttttcaggGGTAAAAAGATtcattggaaaaaattaaaagtgttatACTGTAGTAGTATCTCATCAGTATCAAAGTTACTTGTTTTATGATATGATTTCTTAATTCTAGCTTTCGACACTTATGTTCGAGTCCGTAGTTTGCCATATACTTCCATTCGTGAgacagttttatttttcattttgtcacttttattctaattaatattttaaagcttgtattacaaaaattaaagcataCATAATCTAAATTTCATGCTCATAAAATAATAGCAGGTCGAGAGtatgatttgaaataattaaatttataacaatatacagaaaaaattaaactataaaacgagattacttttcaagattttatcGGATCAGAATATGGcgaacaaaagttaaaaatttatgttaatgaaaaataattagaaaacggTTTGTATAAAGTTAAACTAATGTTAGTTTCTgtctttaaagtttttctttttatttatgataatgtgAATACGagggaaacaaaaagcaaatcacaaaaataaataaaagcagaattaatgtattttttaaataaaataaaacgtatatgCTTCTTgataattgctaatattttaaaaaattcttcaaataattaatataaatattaacttaaattagtctTTAAACTAGTTGCTAGGATTACATTTGTTCTTAAaacagtttgtttaataattttcataattattaaatctcaaGTGATGTACATTATttcgaatataaaatataaaaattagcttaatattatttctgttgGATTTACGAAgtagaaataaactttttttatctgaTTTATTATAACAACAAGGATGCATATTACATCCGTCACGCAGGACAACTTTCTTTATAGTAGTGAGAACAAAAGAACTGATTGTTATGAAAGAGTAAATGCTTCTCGCGATATCTCGATATcagatattacatttaatatatggGTTTGTAAAATATAACGTGTACTCCTACACTCTCCCCCTACAAATCAATTGCacttataaaaaatgaacaacattttaaattaaatgcatttcgTTACAACACCATTTGAGCTTATCTTTAGTTATACTTTTGGTCAAGCAATCAATAATCATttgtattaacatataaaaatattaacagttATTTTCTACTTCGTctcgtacaaaataaaatttcaaatttacatgACGCGTTTTAGTagatgattttatattctttaatcaTTGAATTATGGattttcgcaaaatattttagttgGTTTGTTAATATATTCAGAACACTTTAATTCATATAATCATATTCTGTAGCCACTTAACATCTTTGACTATTTCTGAAACAGCGAATAATTCAACTTTGCAAGTAGAATTTCCTACTGTTTTTTGTTTTCTACATTTCcatgaaataagaaaattaccAATAAATATGGCTTCCCCTGAAAAAGATTTCCCATTTTCTGTATTTCCCCAGCTGGCGTCAGAATATGCTCTTAACAATCCAAGCTTACGGTTGTAATGAAGTCACTTATATTTAGTACCGCTTAAATATCGCAACACTCCTTTACCTAATGTATAATGGCTCTTTTGCGGACAATGATTGTACTGAGAAAGGTAAGATGTTACAAATGCAATATCAGGCCTTGTTCTAGTTGCCaagtataaaaattctttaattaattcttgatatttaccaatgtaaaatttttcgcTCTCATCTATCTGTATCTTATCTCCGCTTGTTAAAATTAGGGTATTAACGGGTTTACATTTAGTTATTCCATACTTATTTAGGTGCTTTTTAATATACTCTACTTTGACTCAAATAAACGCCTGTATCGTCACATTTTACTCGCATTCTTAAAAATAGTTTCGATTGAGTAGTTTCAATAATCTCGGATTCCTTCCgcaatgaattgaaaattttctcacATATGCGACCACTATCATCTATCGTAGTAAAATCATCAACATACAAAGTGAATATAAAGAAGCACGTTTTATTgctatttgtaaaaaaagttctttctttaatttgtaataCCAATTCCTTCCAGATTGAGATAAACCATTtaaacttcttttaattttacatactttacTACTATCATCAAATCTTTCTTCGAAACCTGGAGGAGGCTTTAAATAAAGAGTTTCTTCTAATCTACCATGCAAATATGCAGTTTTAACGTTACAAAatcttacatttaaatttttcttagctGCTATCGCTATAATTGTTCTCCATGTTTCAATGCTTACAACTGGTGAGTACGACTCATTGTAATcctgattttttatttgatagtaTCTAGCTGCAACTAATCTAGccttatattttactttattagttTCATCTCTTTTAATCGAAAATACTCATTTACTTATTACGATTTTAACCTCTTTTGAACATTTATAAGTTTTCCATACGtcatgtttatttaatgatgCTAACTCATTTTTCATTGCATCTTTCCAATTTTCCCAATTATTGCTATTACGAGCTTCATTAAAATTACgcgatacaaaaatattttccattaaCTGAGCATGATGAATATTCTTTAGCCTAGCAGAGCGTCTTACTCTTTCCTCTCTTAGACGAGTTTCTCTTTCTgctacatatttttctttttgtctcAAGCTCTCACCTGCCATTAGACCTTTTGGTCTTCCTCTTCTAATTATTTTCCTATTCTGAActctatctttattttcattttgatcATCTATGCTTCCTACATTATATTGAGCATTGTTATCATCTGTATCATCTATAGACTCTATTTCACTACTTTCTCTTTGATCATCAGATTCTACCTCTCTAtctatatcattattataattattattcggTTTATTATCGTCtgacattaataatattttctatatttcaacGCTCATATTCTTTGTCTCTTTTACATTCTCTTAAATAATAACTACCCTTTtgaattttgtcaaaatttacattacgttcctctataattattttacactcaATGTCAAATAAACGATATCTCGCTCTCGCAAATATCCTAACATTATCGCTTTTTTTCCACttgattgtaatttattaatgattgatgagtgcgtttgacaaagtgcACTAGCCTATTCTCTTTACTCTTTGCCTCCACTGTTCGTCGAAGAAAAATCTACAGCAATCTGCAGTACCGGCGTCGAGTGAGTTccaccgtcagtccagcatcgcctcAAAAGTAATGATTCGTTACTttcttcattatatttttttaatgctaaattgtattataagatgttagattaaaaaatttttttgataataataaattttttaattatggtcaataaaatttacaattctaATCTCTATAGCAAACTTTTCTTTACAGAAAATATCTTATAAAGACCGTATAATAACAATGCTTAAGGGCAGACTTCATGATCATTTTGAGACAAAAatctcaataataaaatatcgaaacAAGTAATTTCGGACAAtttgtttgttaattttaaatgtttctcacttgaaaactattaaaaaaaattgtttttaaacaatagtttttaaatgagaagagTTTGAAGTCGCCAAACAAATTGTCCAAAATTTACACTTTCCGGTCTAATACATCGCATAGTGAAGGTGTATGCAAAATCAGAATCTCATATTTAAGAACCTTCATTACTATGTGATATGATCTACGCACACGTCTGTACCAACTTTTGACAATCTGATTTGCCAATTTTAAACACTTCTCATAAAAAAACTATCATCTCAACATTTTGGTATATGGATTTTTACCTCAAAATGATCTCAAGAATCTATCTTTAAAGCGATCTGAACCGATCTCTATACGTGTTTATTTTCGGACACCCATATCTCTTAAATGGCTTTACAGAtctcaaaatccttttacatGATACATGTACTCCAGTATCAGCTTTATCTTCAAATATCTGGTATCTTTGAGCACAATTGTTTGGTATTCATAtggaaaattaagaaataaatttctgaaataagtcGAACACGCAACCAACATAATTTTATGACACCATCACATTGCTATCCAGGACGAGAGTGACGTTGGTACATATTTTGCTATGCAACAGCTCGTTAAAAAAGAAGTCCAGCtgttttaaatgattatttcgTTGGATGCAGTACCCTATAGACATATTGTCTGAATGAGATAATTATCTATTCGAGTCGAATTTGTGGCACGAGAGACTCACGATGGTGTGATTTGATCAAGAAACataatagaaatagaaacatCTTGATTCTATCACTAGAGTTTCGTGACAATatctgataatttatttttattcttcaatgCTGTATGACTTCTTTCTGCATTAATCTTCATCTGATGATTTATTCTTATTCTTCAATGCTGAATGACTTTGCATTAATCTTCATCTGATGATTTATTCTTACTCTTCAATGCTGTATGACTTCTTTCTTGATGTTCGTTGATTATCTTCCATGTTGTGATCCGTTTCCAAATCCATTACTTCTGTGTTATTATCttctttataatctttttctattgctttttccttttctttattCAATTTCTCTTATGTATTCTCCTCTATTGTCTTTAACGTCGGTTTCTTGATAAAAATCTTGTGCTTTGAAAAGAGTCTTTGTTGTCTTCTCCTCATCAAAAACAACACTCCTTCCTATAATCAGTTTGTTCTCTTCTAAATCCCAAAGTCTATATCCGTAGAATAGTAGCTTAacgtcttttaatttattaaattttcctgTTCTTCTCTTGGCACGTAAAGATACACCCGACTTccgaataattttatctttttaacgctttgtctttttccattttatttttttgcaggTACATAATTTGTTATATGACATTTGTTGATTTTAAGTAGATTGCACTCATAACTGCCTCAGATCAAAACGTCTTTTATAGAACTGCTTCCAATAATAAACACCTTGCTTTTTTCATTATGTTCCTATTCATCTTTTCTGCAACTTCGTTGTGTTCAGGTGTATACCTGATAGTATATTTAAACTGAATTTCTTTTGATTCGAATTCTTCCTTGAGTATCTTCTATATACTCTCTGCCATCACATGCTGCTTATAACAGCTGCATCGACTGATTTTAAGGTTAATATGGGCAGTCGTCATTGTTTGgtacatttcaaaatatttaaagatcttttttcggattttattaaatatattacgataaaatgaataaagttatttatgaataaaataatatattgcatgATATACTGTATGATTTTAGACTTATAGGTTTCATAAGATTAATATGGACTAATTGTGACGTAGTTTGACTTGCTTTCCTTCtatatagattttaaaaaaactctGTAACTATTGTAACTTGTATTCCATCAACTAGTATTTCTAACGTTATATTTCGtttcgcttcttttttttttcttaaaatactaaatttcaAACAGGCCAAAGACGAGCAATAATCAGGTTCTACTATAATGGTCGTTCATGATATATGATCAAGTggtcttttaatctttttgttccgTGAAATATATTGAGAAAGTAATTGCAATTATCAACATTGCATGTTATTCGAGGAAATTTTTTGTCACATTCAAAATATGATGATAGATTGAGACGCTTAATTTCTTCATCTATTTCACATCGCattttatctattaattttGGATGACAACACACCACGTGCCGCTCAAATACATGCAAACTTTTACCTTTGCAGCGAGTTTCACAGATACTGCATTTTGCATAAGGCTTTCCATCTGGTTTGAAACAGCGCCATACCAAATTATTGAAACTGCCCCATGGCAATTCTTCAACATTTTTAGTGTCTTGCGGAAGTGCATCAGTTGGTTGTTTACTAGTACTTGCATTGTCCTCTGCAGATGTTAGCTGTATATCTTCATTACTGTCTTCGGCTGCCTGTTCTGtcataacatttttgttattttcaggCATAGAAgttcttatatgtatatttttatgatgtttGCTCAAATggtcttttaatctttttgttccgTGAAATATATTGAGAATGCGAATGCAATTATCAACGTTGCATCTTATTCGAGGAAGTTCTGTATCACATACAAAATATGGGGATAGATTGAGGTGCcttatttctttatctatttcACATCGTATTTCATCCATTAGTTTTGTATGACGATACAGCAAGTGTTCCTCAAATCTGTCCAAAGATTTACCTTTACAgtgttttttacaaatattacattttgcatAAGGCCTTTTAACTGGTTTGAAATATCGCCATACCAAATTATTGGAATTGCCCCATTGCAATTCTTCAAGATTTTCTGTATCTTGCGATGATCCATCAGTTGGTTGTTTACTAGTACTTGCATTGTCCTCTGCAGATATTAGCTGTATACCTTCATTACTGTCTTCAGTTCTTTGTTTTGTCATTATATCTGTGTTATTTTTAGGTATAGAATTCATTGTACATATATCTTTATGATATATGCTCAAGTGGTCTTTTAATCCCTTTGATCCGTGAAACATATTGAAAAAGTGAATGCAGTTATCAACATTGCATCTTATTCGAGGATGTTCTGTGTCGCATTCAAAATATGGTGATAGATCGAGACGCTTAATTTCTTCAGTCATTTCACATCGCATTTTATCTATTAGCTTTGTATGAGAACGTAGCAAGTGTTTCTCAAAATTGGCAGCTGCACCTTTGAGGTAATTTTTGCAGATATTGCATTTTGCATAAGGCTTTTTAACTGGTTTGAAATATCGCCATACATAGGAATTGCCCCATTGCAATTCTTGATGATTTTCTGTACCTTGTGAAAGTTCATCAGTTGGTTGTGTACCAACACTTACATTGTCCTCGGTGGATATTAGCTGTATATCTTCATTACTGTCTTCCACTGCTTGTTCTGTCGCTATATCTGTGTTATTTTTAGGCATAGAAATCCTTGCATATATACTTTTATGATGCTGTTTCAAATggtcttttatcatttttgttccGTGAAACATATTGAACATGCGAATACAATTAtcaacattacattttattcgaGGAAGTTTTGAATCGCATACGAAATATGGGGATAGATTGAGACACCTAATTTCTTCATCTactttagattttattttatctattagtTTTGTATGACGACATAGCAAGTGTCGCTCGTAATTTTGCAAAGCTGGACCTTTGCAGCGATATTTACAGATTTTGCATTTTGCATATGGCATTCTATCTGGTTTGAAATATAGCCATACCGAGTTATAGGATTCGCCCCATGTGAACCCTTCATAATTTTTTGTGCCTTGTGAAGGTGAATCAGTCGGTTGTTCACTAGCACTTGCACTTGCGTTATTTTCTGTGACTATTACCTGTGTACTTTCACTGTTATCTCCAGCTACTTCTTCTGTTATTACTTCTGTGTTATTTCTTGGCACAGAAATTCTATTCATTTCTTCTGTACATATACCTTTGTGATATTTGCTCAAatgatttcttaatttttttgttccgtAAAACATATTGAGAAAGTGAATGCAATTATCAACTTTGCATCTTATTCGAGGAAATTTTGTGTCGCATACAAAATATGATGATAGATTGAGATGCttaatttctttatctattTCACATCGCATTTTGTCTATTAGTTTTGTATGATGATACAGCAAGTGTCGCTCAAATGTGTTCAAAAATCTACCTTTGCAGGGTTTTTTACAGATATTGCATTTTGCATGAAACTTTCTAACTGGTTTGAAATATCGCCATACCAAGCTATCGGAATTGGCCCATGGCAATTCTTTAAGACTTTTAGTGTCTTGCGAAAGTGCATCAGTCGGTTGTTTATTGGCACTTGCGCTTGCGTTGTCCTTTGTAACTGTTGATTGTGATGCTTGGTCTGAATTTCTTTGTTCACTTCTAAGCGCCTTTGCATAATCTTTTATACCATGTTTGTTCAAGTGATCTTTTAAGCAATCTATTCCGTTAAATATGTTGACAATGCAATTGTCAATAGTGCATCTTGCCTCAGAATCTCCTACAtcgaatttaaaatattctgttaattCGGCAATAGTTTCacgtatttttgttattacttcTGGATGTTCACGTGTCAGATGTTTCTCTAAATTTAGCACTTGCTCACTATGGTACCATTCATTACATAAATTGCATTCTGCTACTGGTCGTCTGTGTTGAGTAAAATAATTCCATACAAAATTTTGGGACATTgttatttttcactttagattaattatttttaattatcagtccactgttttaaagttttttttattcttgcttgCTGCTGATTGGTGACATTAAGTGGTTATTCATAATTGCATGATTGAAAGAACACGTATGTTTGAGAATCTCTTTTCTTAAACATGAAAACTTTTTGAAACCAACGTTAatgtattcaaatatatatattttacgattaatttataatattttatggtaaaatatagataaataaagaaaatatgtacAATCACTTAACAGTAGTTTTTGTTAGAAGCGTTTTGCAATGATTCTTGTAGCTTCGAGCTGGTCAACtgaaatcaaagaattttattaattttataaattatttatgttatttttattttttatttattttttgcgtgTTTATCTCAGATTTGGACTCAAGGCTCCTTTAGATTTCTGTAATTCGCGGTGATATTCAAGATGCCACttcaaaatatgaaatattacatttacgtAAATATATACATCTTTAACAACAActcatatttttaacaaataatttaataactttattgtcatttaaataataatgcgcTATAACATCCGTCGCCAGATCGTCAAAGATTTTGGTGCTCCCAAAAATCTTATACTAAAGTATTCCTTACACATCGTAGTATCGAAATATAACAATTTCCGAATTTAATGCTAACTgcaaactattgtaaataattagtttaagcGCGGCACACGCTCTCCGCggataaacaatttatttacaacagTTCGCAGTGAGCATCAAATTCGGAAATTGATATTTTAGAAACGGGATTGTGATGGTGCGTTGTGGTTGACGACGGAAACGAtagatatgtaaatataattttactatactctctattacaaatataaaaacggGAAACAAAGtttatcgataaaaattaatatcaagtGCGTGACGGAGATGTCTTCGTGTTCATAATCAGATGAAATCTAACTAACTTGTTTTGTCCGAGCCGACGATTTCACTTCTGACTCGTTGCAGATCGAGGGTCAGACCCTCTCTAATAATGAAAATCTACAAAGCTTTATGATCATCGAATATTAGAAACTTTATGACCAACCTTCGAAGACCACACGCTTGGTTAAgttaaaatttctctcttttttagtttctttctttccttttttctgaGAATCGTGGAAATGTTTGCCACacaatatatttcaattctACAATGtctaagaaatattttagttttaaatttttacgagCCTCACATTCTATGAAGATCTGATAACTGATTTTATGCGTTATTGAacggaataaattaataattgttattgtattatattagtAACAACTTcgaattctattatattttgattatttctatGTTATTTTAGTACCGATAACATACAAATATGAAGGTCTGTGAGTATTGTTCACCGAGATCGCGATGTTACTCTGCgtatatagtaatattttttaaacaagtatatatttttaatttattttaggagTTTCTTTGAGCATTAAATTAGCACTGAATTCTAATATACTTGTTTCGTGTTTGCGAccactatatatatttattgttatggGGGGGGAGAGGAGTTCAGCTTGATGCCAAGTTGAACTTTTCCACTTTTTACCAAATTTCCTGCAAAATGATTTAAACACCAAAATTCGGACTATGGTACTAAATTAGCACACAAATAGCATTAAATTTTTGACTAGATAAGAACTAGATTTTCGATGGTGGGGAGTCCagattaataaagataaagttttgcaaatttcgtaaaaaaacgTCCGCcaaatgttgaaatatacaaactttgcaaagttttacgaagtgaaataaaaatcacacGCAAATGTGGTTTATAGCGTACAAAGCATGGTTCTTTACGattaatttgcgtattttaaATTGAGTATTGTACTATTCTTTTTTCACTgtattattcaacattgaagcaacaATGGtttcttttgcttcaatgttgaataattcggtaaataaaaatcgtataaCGTTTAACATGTATGCAAATTGAAGTAAATGTTCACGCTTTCGAAAACTGTAAACTGCATTTACATGCAACTTTTAATTCATGTTAAAtaactttgcaaaatttataacaaatgttacaaattatttttatttataaattccaTAAAAGATTAGTAAGGTGTTTTTAAAGTCGATATAAAAAGTATGTAGAAactttaaattgttaaatattttcgaaaaattttattatgatttatcatttttgtcaaCGTTACACTCTCCTTTGGAGAATAGAATGGGTGATCCTCTAATTTTGCGGTAACTCAATTTTTGCCAAattcgatattaaaaatttgtgataactTAAAGAAGCTtcgagaaaaattaattcaaataataaaataaacccAGGTAgatcattttacaattttttcacaaGGTATCACAAGTTTCAAATATTGACTTCAGCAAAAATTGAGTGACCGTTTAACGGGAAAATAtcgattttaaaaatgcaattttaagaaaaacgcGTTTTAATGCTTCAAGTTAAATTTCCGacttaataaaatgaaaattttgtaacttacaTGGATTCGTCTATTCTTAGGTCTATTCATATAGTGAGTCCCCAAATCATTTGCAGCctccaaatttttaatttaaacttgtcGTTGAAGTGCTCTTGCCTCTTGAGTTCTCTGCTGTGCGCTGTGATCCAAAATTTTGGTGCAGGTAACGATTTTCTTTTATGTATCTACCAGCATTTGGACCACTACTCACTCAATACAATAActcgaaatattttaaaaagtatatagcATTATCTTCATTAAATATTTGCCTCGAATTCACAGACTTTCTTTCTATTGTCCTCGATTTCCATAGATTAATAGATTGTCTCAAATTTCTAATCCTTTTCTAGATGTACAACTCAATGATGAATAAAACAAGAGATCACAGAATAAAATGCTGCGATAGAATTTTCGAGTGTACTGCTCGACTACTAACGCTATACTACTACCTGTTAGTTTTCTGGAAAGATCAAAAGGTTCTTCTTTTAGGCAGTGGTGCCAGAGATGCCCCGCACTTGCGCATGCGCGTTGGTTTACAAATGAGATAGCAGTATTGTAGCTATAGATAACGCTGTGGGGGATATGAGGTTTGCGCGTTTGAGTCATTAGTTAgattatctttttgttataatttagccacaattaattattttaatttaattagattatattactAAGAGTTATGTCTTTATACATTATGtccataattctatttttctttgggGTGACTAAAAACGCCAGTTTCACGAACGATTTAGATACTTTACTGGCGCTACTAACTCTGCACATGCGCGAGTGCGGGGCATCTCTGGCATCACTGCTTTTA
The window above is part of the Solenopsis invicta isolate M01_SB chromosome 8, UNIL_Sinv_3.0, whole genome shotgun sequence genome. Proteins encoded here:
- the LOC120358492 gene encoding uncharacterized protein LOC120358492, with protein sequence MSDDNKPNNNYNNDIDREVESDDQRESSEIESIDDTDDNNAQYNVGSIDDQNENKDRVQNRKIIRRGRPKGLMAGESLRQKEKYVAERETRLREERVRRSARLKNIHHAQLMENIFVSRNFNEARNSNNWENWKDAMKNELASLNKHDVWKTYKCSKEVKIVISK